The following is a genomic window from Oxyura jamaicensis isolate SHBP4307 breed ruddy duck chromosome 15 unlocalized genomic scaffold, BPBGC_Ojam_1.0 oxy15_random_OJ62681, whole genome shotgun sequence.
CTGTCCCTCCTGGTGTCCCCTGGCGGTGacatccccgtgtccccacagGAGGCCCTGCAGAGCATCGCCACCGACCCCGGCCTCTACCAGATGCTGCCACGCTTCAGCACCTTCATCTCTGAGGGGGTGAGCACCCCGTggccctgtccccgtcccttcCCCGGTGTCATTGTCCCCTCCCTGATGTCATTGTCCCCTCCAGGTCCGTGTCAACGTGGTGCAGAACAACCTGGCGCTGCTCATCTACCTCATGCGCATGGTGAAGGCGCTGATGGACAACCCCACGCTCTACCTGGAGAAATACGTGAGTGGGGCCGTCCCGGTGGCTCCTGTCCCCAGATGTCCCCAgatgtccccaaatgtccctTGCAAGCTTGTCCCCACCGTCACAACGTGCATCGTGAGCTGCCTGCTCTGTCCTCAGTGTGCTGTGGGGCTGTCCCCAAGCCCTTTGTGTTCCCCATGGCTGAGTCTCATGCCTGCGCTATGTCCCC
Proteins encoded in this region:
- the TAF6 gene encoding transcription initiation factor TFIID subunit 6 gives rise to the protein MSPGKEKKGPLLEGAPLRLKPRSVHELSVEQQLYYKEITEACVGSCEAKRAEALQSIATDPGLYQMLPRFSTFISEGVRVNVVQNNLALLIYLMRMVKALMDNPTLYLEKYVSGAVPVAPVPRCPQMSPNVPCKLVPTVTTCI